The DNA sequence AGATTGTTTTGGATCGACTGCCTTTACCTAATTTTGGAAGAGTTGACTGCATTGGATATCGAAGGATAGATAATTGTATTTACGGAATAGATAATAATCTACCAGGACTACCTAGAATATTCCGTTTGTCTCCCTTTGGAGAATTCGAGATATTAGATACAATAGAAAATGTCGTTGGATTTCTTGTGTCAGGAACAATATCTTTTGATGACGATCATCTTCTCTTACCCCATGGTAATAATATCATCTCCATTGATCTTACTGATTTTGAAGCAGCACCGTCGTTTATCCCAGTTCTTCCTGCCCTTCCTCCTGGATTTGGAGACATCGCAATGAATCCTAAAGATGGTCGATTGCATGGATATTATCATGATTTAAGTGAGTTTTGGAATATTGATCCTGAAACAGGAAATATTGAGGATGGGTATAGTTTTGCTTCAAATACAGAATTTATTGGAATTAATAGTATAGGGTTTATCGGAAACGAAATATTAGTAGGACTTACTTCAGCTGAAACTACTCCTGTTATGGGGTTTTACCATCCCTATACAAATCAGTATTTCGAAGTGGCTTCTGAGATAGCATCTGTGGAAACTTGGCAGTATATTGATGGTTGTACTTGTCAGGATTTTGATCTTTATGTCAGTCAGTCAATGCAAGAAGACTCTCTTTTTCAATGTACTGCGAGAAAATCTGTTATTAAGGTTGTCAATCGATCTATCACGCAATCTTGGGGTAACCTTACTTTGACGGATACCTTCCCGTCAGGAGTAGTTATTGAGGAAATTCTGTACAATCCCTATCCTGGGGAAATTAGTGGTATAGGTACAAACATTTTAAGGATTGATAATTTTGATCCTCCATTTGGCATTGATAGTATTATTCTTGGTTTGATCATTACCGAATCTGCGGCAACAGGTATGCAGCAAGTTCAGGCCACACTGAGTGGTATTACTGACACACCAGCCCATCCCGAAGGTCTAGTACGGTCAGATGACCCTAAAACGTATGAATACGCTGATGATCCCACTTCTTTTTACATTCTATCTAGGGATAATTTACCGAACGTAGAGACTAATTTTAACTTATGCCCTGATTCTCTACTCGTGCTGAACCCACTTGGAGATCAATTTCCAGATGGCTTTACCTTTCAATGGATGGATGGGCTCACAACGCCAACTCGTGAAGTCAATAATCCCGGGATCTA is a window from the Lewinella sp. LCG006 genome containing:
- a CDS encoding gliding motility-associated C-terminal domain-containing protein, giving the protein MKHFLLSLCYFCFLSQNILQAQDPLWTCDGSLIIVTGGDFYRSYTQPEDEEIVLDRLPLPNFGRVDCIGYRRIDNCIYGIDNNLPGLPRIFRLSPFGEFEILDTIENVVGFLVSGTISFDDDHLLLPHGNNIISIDLTDFEAAPSFIPVLPALPPGFGDIAMNPKDGRLHGYYHDLSEFWNIDPETGNIEDGYSFASNTEFIGINSIGFIGNEILVGLTSAETTPVMGFYHPYTNQYFEVASEIASVETWQYIDGCTCQDFDLYVSQSMQEDSLFQCTARKSVIKVVNRSITQSWGNLTLTDTFPSGVVIEEILYNPYPGEISGIGTNILRIDNFDPPFGIDSIILGLIITESAATGMQQVQATLSGITDTPAHPEGLVRSDDPKTYEYADDPTSFYILSRDNLPNVETNFNLCPDSLLVLNPLGDQFPDGFTFQWMDGLTTPTREVNNPGIYHLTVSDDCESREFDIVVEEVDLTTNLGEDINITIGNSIELEAATNNSQPITSYSWFLNDSLFISCLEDCASLTLTPEQSLLVTVSVMDTEGCVAEDELQITVEFPFFAPNAFSPNRDGVNDYFYLQTKVPLKLTNFSVFDRWGGLVFEHTNSYTNTPSAGWDGSSKGQQTAVGIYLWQAIFDINGKNYTMSGDVTLIR